The nucleotide sequence CGTATCAACTGCCCCCCTGCAATCAAGGGCTGTTTTCGCCAACCATTGCATGTACGGAAAAACCTGATTGGGAATTTTCTCCAGGAATTCTCCCATCTTCATCACCCAAGCAAAGGTCTCAGGAAGATTTTGAGAAGCGAGAGCTTTTTGGGCTCGATTTCGGTAAGACAACAGTGTCCTTTCTTCACAGGAAGGCAGGATACGAAACAGCCCGTCCATAAAGTCTCTTTGCATATCAAGCAAGCGACTCTTCTCCAGTTCAACCTGTTGAACCATTTCGGGGGCACGCTCAGGGATATTTTGCAAAAGGGAAAGGGCAAATTCAAAGCGAGGTTCTCGAATCAAATCGTGAACCGATTCCATTTTTGCCCAGTCAAACAGAAATTGCACCACGGTATCCGCCACCGCTTCTTTTCCTTCAAGCATTGCGTATGCACGTTGCATAAATCGACACGCTTCAAAAGGCCTTCCCTGAAGAATAAGGAAACGGGCCAGATTCCACAAATCCTGAGGCGCAACGTCTTCATGACGAATCATGTCTACACGATTTAGAAGATATGACAGGGCAATTCCCTTCTCGAAAAGCATATTCTGCGGTCCATTGCCCTCAAAGAATCCTGCAAGAACAGAAGGGATCTCTCTTACCACCTCGTTTTCGTTTAAGGACGAGTAGGACTCCAAAACAGACCAAATCCGGGGATTACACACAGTCTCCATGTACGACAACCATTGCCTGAGAAAACGTACGTTGACCCTGTGGGAAGCAATGATCCCCCGATGCACTTCTTCCCAATCCCTGATTTGTTCCATTGTGTCCAGGAAACGGTTCTTTGCCAGCGATGAGCCTGCAATATGGGTGTAGCTTTGCCCGATAAAGGCAAGAGCCTTATGGGATGCATGAATTTGATCCAAAAGAGTGGCGGCTTTTATTGCATGATTTCTACGACGATCCGGCAACAGGGCAGGAGCAACGGCACGATCAACTTCTTTTTCCATTTCTTCAATAAGGCCATCGCATAGAGACAAGCCGGCCTTAGCCACATCCAGTCTCCCTGCAAGTTCTTTTTGATATTCCACAAAGTTGCCTTTGGAAGCAGACTGTAATTGAATTCTGCCGGAAAGAGGGGGAACGGATTCCTCCGTTCTCTGTTCCTCCAGGAAACGGGAAAGGGGGAGAGCCGTAGTTCCTGTTATGGACGCTCCCGCCTCCGAGCATTGAAACACTCTCCCTTCTTCCACATGATCCAGAAAACGCTCAAAAATCTGCAAATAATAAAACCACATCTGGTGAGTCTTTACTAGACCGCCATTGACTCCCGGGATTTCCCGCTTTATTAACGCTCGTTCTCGAGCAATTCCCTCCGGAGTTGCAGAAGCGGCATCTTCAATATGGGTAGTCTCTCCATCCTCGGCAAAGGCCAAATCCTGTCCGATGAGGGCAACAGCCGGCGCGCCCAACACCAGTGCGACATTCATGGCCATATGGGCAACGCACATTCCGGAGAGGAGAAGATTCATTCCCAGAACCTCATGAACGAGCCATCTGTCTGCCGGACTGTCCATCTTGCCAACGACAAAAACAGGTCCCGGCCACCTTCCCGCGGTCTGAGGCTCACTGACGGACTGACTTACCAGCAGAATATCCCGGCATTCGTCATAAAACTCCTCAAGAACATTCGGAACCCAGACGTCATACATGAGATTGCGTTCTATCGTTACGACAATATGCGGACGAATTCCTCTCCTGAGGAGAGAGATCAGGGACGAATCGCAGGATACGATGAGGAATTGATCTTCTTTTCCTTTCAGCAGATCAACATTCTTTTTTAAGGAAGGACCAGAAGCTACACAGATTGCAGGGCGTCCGCCAAAGGCTTCCTTCAAATTTGAGAAAGAAGGCCCTCTGAGTATCCACGGAGTATTAAGCGCACCATGCCGGATCCCAAGCAAGGTGTCTTCCGGAGAATTCCCCAATTGTTCTGCATAATATCTGATGCTCTCCCAAAACGATTTAAAAAGTCTTGAACGGCTATTTTCCTGATCCTTTTCAAGCAACCCGCGATGGTTGATTTCCCTGGACTGTAAAAGCGGAAAAATGCCGATCGGAGTAACATTATGAAACATGGCCTCATCAATGAGGGATCTCTCATCATAGGCGATAAAGCTAATTCGCGCAGACTGGGGAGCAGCGTGAAAAACAGAGGTCACTGATAGAGTCAAAAGAAGAAGGCGTACATCCGGTTCCAGAACGACAATTGAAAGGGCGTCCTTTGCGATACCCCGCAATACGTGAAAAAGGTACGGGGGATATCCAATACCCTGCACAAGATAACAGTAGGAATCGTCCTCAGTTTTATTTCTGGATGGAAGAACCGGTGTAGTATCGAAAAAAGGAGCGTCCTCCTCCACTTTCACCCATCGTCCTGAAGATGTTTCCCGAACTTCCGCTAAGGGGAGCCGGTCAATGGAATCCAGTTCCTGCCGGAGGCGGGCGGCGAGCTTCGGCTGGGATTTCTCCAGGGTCCGGAGATTCTGTTCCAGGAGTGCGGGGATGTCTTTCATTTCGGGTCTCCTCCGTTTGAATCGTCCTCCCTGCGGAGGAGGGTTTTGAGCACGTCCATGGCTTGGGGGGCCGCCTTGACCGATTCGAGATTCGTTTTGGCTACCTCGGCAAGGAGTTCCATACGGAAGACGGGCACGTTCCGGGGGGCGTTGATGCCGATGCGCACCGTGTCTCCCCGGACTTCGATGACGGATATTTCGATGTCGTCCCCTATGCGGATGGCCTCGCCGGGCTTGCGGCTGAGCACAAGCATGATGCTACGCTCCCGGGGCGGCGTCGGCGGTGGTTTCGGAGGCCGCTTTCAGGCGCATGGATTCCCTCATGGTGTCGCTGAGGACGGGAGTGCGGACGTCGTACTCTTCGTTCTGGGCGATGACCTGGCAGGCGATGCGCTTTTTGTGGTTGATCACCACGGGCGCCCGGAGGTTGGCCGTCATGTCCCACGGCGCCGCCGGAGGGATGGAAAGGACGATCAGGAGGGCCAGGTCGGCCACGTCCGTGGTTTCAAGCAAGGCGATCTCCCCTTCGGGAAGGCGGGCGTTGTAGTTGGACTTCACCGTCTGGGGGACGACCACGGGCAGGGCCACGTCGCCGTCGGAGAGGCTCTGCAGCCACTTGATGGGGCTGTCGTCTTCCCCGGCCAGAGCCCATTTTTTGTGGGTTTCAAACCCGGGTATCCCCTTGGGGAAATGGATCAGGTCTTCGTCGTTGACGGTGAACCGGCCGAAGCGGGTGGTTTCTATTTTTTCGGGCACGAAAGGCACCTCCGGAGTACGAAATCTTTTGTTATATATTTTCTGGTGCAGGGGAGTGCAAAAACAAAAGCGAGATCCTCACGTCGCTGCGCTCCTCGGGATGACAGGTTACCGGGTGTCATCCTGAGCGGAGCGAAGGATCTGCTCTTGATTCTGAAGAGCCTCAAAAACGAGATCCTTCGGCAAAACGCCCTCAGGTTGACAAGCAAAAAACAAAAGCGAGATCCTTCCCCTCCGGGGACGCGATCGGGCAAAAAACGCCCTCAGGATGACAGCAAAAGCAGAATCGAGATCCTTCCACTGCGGGGATGCTGCGCGATCGCGATCATATTCGTTCGAAAAAATGACTACAAAAGAGAACGTTTGCCCAGAATCCGGCGATACAGGAAAGACCGTAAATCCCGGCGGCCATCCACAATAGCGACTACGTTCACCCTGCTCTCGACGACCGTTTAAAAAATCCGGTAAGGTTTGAAGAAGACCTCCCGGTAATCATTGAGCCCCAGATCAAGCAGCTCTACTGGTGTGACGCCTCGAAAAGGGAAAGCAACGAGGCGTTCGAAAGCACTTTCTATACTGGCCAGTACGTATTCAGCTTTAGCAGGATCATCGTGCGAGGCTATGAACTCACAGATTTCGCACAGGTCTTGCGCTGCATCATCCGTCAGAAAAACTTCATAAATCATCGATGATCTTTCAGGTTTACTCTGAGTTCAGAGACCACCTCTGCCGCCGGGCGTACCCGCCCTTCTTCGATTTGCTTCCTACCCAGGGAGAGGATCTTGAGAAGCGCGAGAGTTTCCTGGGTACGTTCGAATTCCTCTATGTCCTGAACTACAGCTTTGGCTTCTCCGTCACGGGTTATGATCAAAGGTCCGCCTCGTTCACTCAGGGTGCGGACTATCTCGTCGGCGTTTTCTTTCAGGTAACCTACAGGTTTCACGTTGGCCGCTAATTTCATGAAGTCTCCCTCCTTTATCTATTGCTCAGGGGATCTTCTTATTGATTGAATTGTATCACATTCGAAGGGGCGGATGATGCTTGGACAACATCGAAATCCTCCCCCTGCGGGATGTTTTCTGATCGCGTACTCTGAAAGAGAAGCCAGCCCGAGATCCTCACGTCGCTTCGCTCCTCAGGATGACAGGGCAGGGGCAAAATCAAGCCCGAGATCCCTCCCCTGCGGGGATGCTGCGCGATCACTTCGTTCGGGATGACAACCTAAAACCGAGATTCTCCTCCGGTGGGGATACTCCCTCCGCTTCGCTCTGGGTGCTGCGCGAGCGCGATCACATTCTTCGGGTTAACAAAAAAACACAAGAGTTCAATATTGCAACTCGCTCTTAAGAAATCGCCCTTTGAAAGAGCAGAGTCTGATTAAATAAGCCTTGCCAAATCTTCTTTCAAAGCGGGAAGCTTGTTTACGGCCACGTCCCACACTATCCTATAGTCTACTCCGAAATAGTCATGAATAAGACGGTCGCGCATTCCAGCGAACTTTTTCCACTCGATTTCCGGGTGTTCCATCTTGAATTCCAAAGGTATTTTCTTTGCAGCTTCGCCGATTATTTCCAGGCTTCTGACTACTGCCCGTTTCAGAACCGGCTGTGCGTAAAACTCATCCCAACTGAGATGGGCGGTGTTGTCAATCACGAATCGTATTTCTTCCACCATGTGGAGCAGGTATTCACGCTGCGACATGAAACAGCTCCACTTCTTTCAGTACCGTGGGCAATATATAGGGGCTCATCGCTTCCGGCGTGATTATTTCCACTTTACGGCCGAACAGGGATTCCAGGAGAAAGGCGAGATCCATAAAATTATCGAATGTTCGCTTCTCTTCCTCGAATTCCACCAGAAGGTCCACATCGCTTTCGTCATTCTGCTCACCCCTGGCGAATGAACCGAAAAGGCCTATGGAGACAACGCCCAGAGTTGAGAGGTCGTTTCGGACCGTCTCCAGGGTGGCAAATATGGTCTTTTTGTCTTCCACCGGCCGTTGAGCAGTCATTCTCTTCAGCTCCTTTGCTGTGGAACAGTGGTACTGAACCAGATCCTCACGTCGCTGCGCTCCTCAGGATGACAAGCAGAAGCAGAAGCGAGATCCCTCGCTGCGCTCGGGATGACAACCTAAGGGCGAGATCCTTCGGCCATGAAACCGGCCTCAGGATGACAAGCAAAAAACAAAAGCGAGATCCTTCCCCTCCGGGGACGCGATCGGGCAAAAAACGCCCTCAGGATGACAAATCCGGAGGCGTCCTCAGGAGAACCCAGTCTATTCTACCTCAAAAAGTCCACGAGGGTGGGCTGGACGATCTTGGCGATGACGGCAAGGCTGGACTGGTAAATGGCCTGGGCCATGGCGAACTTGGTGCTGGTTTCCGCCATGTCGATGTCCGAGACCTTGCTGTAGAGCTCGGTGATGTAGATGTTGTTCTGCTTGAAGCGGCTCTGGTTGTTTTCGTACCGCTTGAGCAGCGCCCCCTGGGAGGTGCGGGACTTGAGCAGGGTGTCGATGAACTGGTCTATCTGGCCGAGCATGATGTTGCTCAGGCCTTCCCTGTCCTCGGCCTTGACGGAGTTGACCAGGTTGTCCAGCACGCCGAAGAAGTCGGTTTTCCTGGTGTCGGAGGCTGTCCGGACCACCACGTTCTGGTTGTACCGTGCCGATGGGGATCCGGCGCGGGAGGGCATGGCGGTGACGGTGCCGGTGAGGGCGGCCTGGGCGCTGCCGCTGACTTCGACGGAGTATCCCCTGGGGGAGGTGAGCACCAGGTACCGGGCTCCCCCGTCGTTCACGAGGCTTGCCCTGACGTCCTGTCCCTGGAAGCGGGCGTTGATGGCGGCGGCCACGTCCTCGATGTCAATGGCGCCGGAGTCGTTGCTGTCGAAGATGACGTTCAGGTCGATGGTGTGGGAGTACCCGTCCACCGAGATGGTGAGGAGATCGCCCGCGGCGGGGGCCCAGGCGGAAACGTCCGCGTCCCCCCGGAGGGCGTTGTCCATCTGAAGGACTGCCGAGGCCGCGTCCCCTTCCACGTCATAGAGAGAGACCGGGGAGCCGTCACGGGCGGCGATGCTGACCATGGCATTCGATCCCGTAGCGGGAAGCTCGGGGTCGAAGTAGTTCACGTCGAGCCAGTTTCCGGCGGCGCTGCGGATCTTGTCGGCGATGATTTTCGGCGTATCCCCTGCCGAGACGGCCACGTCCACGGTCCGGCCGAGGGATTCGATGCGGATGGTGCCGGCGCCCGAGGTGCTGTTGTCGGGGATGGGCATGCTCGTGATCCCCGAGGAAATGCCCATCTGCATGGCGATGCCCGCAGTGTAGGACGGCGAGAAGGACGGGTCGGAGATGGGGAGGTCCACTATTCGCAGGGATTCCCCGTTTTTGGCGTAGAGGGAGACCCGGCCTGAGGCGGCGTCGAGGACAGTGTACCCCAGGAGGGCTTCGCCGGCGGCGCCGTTGACCTGTTTCACGATCTGCTCCATGACCTTTGCCTGGTCCACCCTGGGCGGCGTGGACGACATGACCTCGTCGGGATAGAGCTTCACGGTGAAGTCTTCGCCGCCCACGGTGACCCGGACGAGGGCCGCCATGTTTGGGTCTACGCAGGGGATGGAGGGGAAGACGGTGTCCGTGCCGGTGTCGTCCCTGCTCTGAATCGCCGTGGAAAAGCCCAGGTCCAGGGCGTAGCCCGCCGTGTTCTTGTCGAAGACCACCAGGGGTTCGTTGGCCGAGGGACGGAGGATGAGGCGCTTCGTCAGTTCTTCCAGGCTGCCTGAGGTGCCGAGGCCGGCTTCGGTGTGGTCTTCCTGGACAATCACTTCGAGCCAGTCGCCCGCCACCTGGCGGATGCGCTCCGCAAGTTCGTCGATGGTGAGGTTGACGCCGCCGTTGATCTTGAGTTCGGCGTAGTTCCGGCCGCTTTCAAACCGGAGGTGGAGGTCGTTCCCTATGGCGATGAGCTCCCCGTCGCCGAACTGGCGGCTCTTGAGGGAGGTTTCCATGCCGAGGAGGGAGGCGAAGTCGATGTGGCTGTGGTCCACGGGGCGCTCCACGGGAAGGGAGGTCACGGTGACCGTGTCCTCGGTGGAGGCGGAGAAGAGTTCCCTGGCTGCCCCGGTGAGTTCCATGCTGAACTGCTTCCCGGGATCTGCGGCCGTGACGACGAGCCGGTCGCCGTCGGCGGAGACCCGGGCAGCGACACCGAGGACGGTAGTGAGCTTGCCCGCTATGGTGTCCAGGGTGTCCGTCCCGTCGATGGTGAAGGTGACGTCCTCGCCCTGCTGGAAGAAGACCCTGATGGTGCCGTCGGCGGGAGTCCAGGCCGAGGCGTCGAGGCCGAGGATGGTTTGGGCCTGCTGTACCCGGTCGGTGTCGGGCCACCCCGTCACCTGGATGGGTTCTCCCGTGTGGCTGGTGAAGACAAGCCGCTGGGTCCCGGCGGCCATGTTCTTTTCCACCGAGACGGAGAGCAGACGGCTGGCGTCCCCCATGTTCAGGCTCTCGTTGATCAGCTCGGCGATCCTGTCAAGGGTGAGGCCGTTGAGTTCCCCTGCATCGCGGAACCGGTTGTAGTCGGTGAGGTCGTCGATGCCGTTGATGTTTTCGTCGGTCCAGTCTTCCGAGAGGCGGACCTTGACGCTCCGGCTGCCCACGGCGATCTGGAGGATTTCGTCCCGGCCCGTCCAGGTGAAGTCGAGGGGGACCTCCACGCTGGTGAGGGTGTTGGAGGTGTACTCCACCGGGAAGATTTCCCGCCCGTGGAAGGACACGTCCCCGATGACGCCCTTTTCCATTTCGTAGCTCACCTTGCCGGTGTTGCCCATATAGACGACATTTCCGGAGGCGTCCCGCTCGAAGGGGCGGACGCCTGTGGACAGGCCGGAGAGAAGGTACCTGCCCTCCACGGAGTAGTTGGCCGTATTGCGGAGCTCTTCCTGGAGCTCCTTGATTTCCGCGCCGATGGCTTCCGTCTCGCCCGGGCCGAGGGCGCCGTTGCCGGCGTAGATGGTGAGCTCCCGGATGCGGTGGGCGATGTCCATCATCTGGTTGAAGGCCGTGTCGGTGTTGGAGAGCCACGTGATGGCGTCGTCCTGGTTGCGGATGTACTGGCCGTTTTCCAGTATGGCGGTCTGGAGGGAAAGCTCCCGGACCACGTCTATGGGGTTGTCCGACGGGCGGGAATGCTTTTTGCCCGTGGCAAGCTGGTGCTGGTATTCGAGCAGCCGGGACAGGTTGTTGTGCATGTCCGACAGCATAAGATTCTGGATCATGGGGTTGCTGACGCGCTGCATGGTTCTCCCTCCCCTAGCGGCCCACGATGCCCATGCCGTTGATGATCCGGTCGAGCATCTCGTCCACGGTGGTGATGTACCTGGCGATGGCGTTGAAGGCCTGCTGGAACTTGATGATGTCCATCATCTCTTCGTCGATGTTGACCCCCATGACCGACTGGCGCTGGTTGTTGATCTGGTTGATGAGGGCGTTCTGGTTTTTGAGCATGGTTTTCGCCCGGTCTCCCTGGGCGCCGAGGCTTGCGATGAAGGACTCGTAAAATTCGTTGAAGTCCGCGCTTCGGCTCTGGAGAACCTTGGTCTGCTTGAGCTGGGCCATGCGGAGGGCGTTGCTGCCGTCCCCGGAGCCGTTGGAGAAGCCGTTTCCGTCGCCCGAGGCTGCGGCGATGAGGCTGCGGTCCTCGTCGATCGCCCTGTTGATCTCCAGCAGGCGGCTTGCGCCGTACCGGACCGCTATGGGGTTGAAGTAGGCCACCCCTGTGGTGGTTTCGCTCTCCCCCACTCCGTAGCCGCCGTAGTGGAGGGCGTTCATCTCCTTGACGAGGCCGTAGGCCATTTCGTCCAGGACGTCGAGGAAGTCGAGGATGATGTCGTCCCGTGCCTCGAGGGCGCCCCTGATGGCCCCTCCCTTGACGTGGTGCCGCACGGTGATGTCCGATTCGCCCACGGCCCGAAGCTCCATCCGGATGCCCGGGGAGACTTCCTCGAGGGTGCTTGCGGAGTAGTCGTTCAGGACGGGTACCCGCCGGGCGTTCCGCACCATGTTGCTCTCGGAAAGATACAGTTTGCCGTCGAAGGTGAAGGCGGCGTCCCGGGCATATTCCCTGTAGTTCGTGCTGCCGTCGCCGTTGAGGAAGCCGAGGCGCTTGGCGATCTGGAGGCTGCCGTTTTCGTCGCCGAGGACGTTGATCCGGTGAGCTTCACCAGCCGCGTTGCTTTTCAGGGTGAGGAAATAGGTGTTGGTGGCGGCGTCGAGCTCGATGGAGGCATGGAGCCAGTTCTCCGGCTTCGTGAGGCCGTTTGAGGCGTCGGAGAAGGCGCTGTTGATCTTGTTCTTTATGGTCTCCAGGGTATCCTCCTCCACCACTTCGATGGAAACGGAAGGAGCGGAGTTTTCCATGCCGAGGGCCGACACGAGGCCGCCCTTGACGTCCGTTATGGAGAGAAGGTGGTTCAGGGTGCTGGAAAAGGTCATCTGGGTGCCGGCGCCGTTGAGGGTGACGCTGATCTCGCCGCCGAAACTGGTGCTCAGGAACCCCTGGAGGTCGGTGAGGGTGAGATCCGCGCCCGCGGACGACGCGGCATTGACGCCGTCGGAGAGATCCCACGTACCGGTTCCGGCGTTCCACGTCACGGAGATTTCCCGCTCGAAGGATCCTGCGGACACCCTGAAGGAGTGGCTTTCTCCGGGTATGCCCGAAGGAAGTGCTATGCCCCCGGTCAGAACGGAGGAGACGGACCTGGTGCCCTGGCTTCCCACCTGGAGGGTGAAGGTGCCCCTGAGGTTGAGGGCCTCCGTCATGGTCTCGGGCTTGATCCGGTCGGGGCAGGCGGACTCGCCGTAGCCCACGGACCAGGCGGATTCGGAGGCGAGCCGCTGGACGTTCACCGTGTGGATGGCCTCGGGAGCACCCTGCTCGATAGTTGCGAAGAGCACCGACGGGTTGGAGACGTGGTCGAAGAGGTTGTCCTCCACCTGTACGTCAAAGAAGCCGGTGTTTCCCGCCACGGGAACGGCCACAAGATGCCGGGTCTGGTCTCCCTGGACGAGGAGCTTGCCGCCGAGGTCGATTTTGAATTCCCCGTCCCCTTCGAGGCAGGGAGGGTTCACCGAGATGTCGATGAGCTTCGAGAGCTTGTCCACCAGAACGTCCCGCTTGTCCATGAGGTCGTTGGGGTTGCCCCCCACGCCCTGGACCTGCTTTATGGTGGTGTTGAGGCCGGCGATCTGGTCGATGAGGGTGTTGGCCTCGTCCACCATGAGTTTTATGTCCCTGTTGAGGGCGGTGCGGTATTCGTCATAATTCCTGACGAGCTGGCCGAGGTAGACGGTGAGGTTCTTGGTCTTCTCCACCATGTCCTCCCGGACGGCGGAGTCGTCGGGCCGCTTGCTGAGTTCCTGAAGGCTCGACCAGTAGGTGTCCAGGGCGGTCTTCAGACCGGCTCCCGCAGGCTCGTTGACGTAGACCTCCACCGTGGAGAGGGCGTTCTGGATCTGTTCCCAGTATCCCTTGACGGTCATTTCTTCCCTATACTGGATGTCGAGAAAGGCGTCCCGGAGACGGACAATGGCGTCGATCTGCACGCCGGTGCCGACCTGCCCCGGAATGTTGGGCCTGTTGAGGGCCGGGTTGGTGAAGGGGCTCGTGGTGGACGCCTCCACCCGCTGGCGGGAGTATCCCTCCACGTCGGCGTTGGAGATGTTGTGCCCCGCGGTCTCCATGCCGCGGCGGAAATAGTCCATGGCACGGCGTCCCATTTCAAGTCCGAAGAAGCTGTTCCACATGGCCGATGGCCCTCCTAACCCCGAAAATCCACTCCCGGCCGGGAGGGGTACATTCCCTGAAGCCGTCTCCATTCGGCGATCATCATGCCGCCGAGGCGCTGGTTTTCATCCACGAGACCCGCAAGGATCTGCATCTCCGACTGGAGCTTCCGGACGGCGAGCTCCAGGGCGGAGGCCGTTTCTTTCAACGAGGCGGCGTCGTCCCCCCGGAGGCGTTCGCAGATGGCGGAAACCTTCGGCTCGCAGGCGAGCTGGCCGGCCAGTTCCGCCGCCATTTTGGCCCTCTGGTTTTCCAGGGCTTCGGCGGAAAAGCCGAGGTTCTGCAGGTCCCGGAAGAGGTCCTGTAATAATTCGAGGCGCCCGTTCTGGAGCGCCTCTCGTTGCTGTACGGTGACATCCGCAAGAGCCCGCAGGGTTTCTGCCTGCCGGGCAAGCACGGCGCCCAGGGCAGCGGGAGAAGCCACCGTTATTCCTCCCCGTTCAGCAGGCCGGCGACGATAAGGCTCCGGGCGACCTTCTCGAGGTCGGGAGCGTAGGTCCCTTCCTGGATCTGCCTTCTGAAGCCTTCGACAAGATCTTCGCGGACGTCGGGAATCTTCTTCAGCTCGGCGGAAACCTTGGAGAGTTCCACTGCGAAGGAACTGAATTCCACTCCGTCCCTGCCCCCCTCTCCGGAGGCCGACTGGAGGCTTTTCTTGACGTTGATCTTGTTCACTGCTTTCGGTCCGTACACTCCAGGAATCTTCTCAATCATATCGATCACCCCGTACAGGAGAAACTTTTCTCTTCACAATGGTTATCGGACGACAATCATTCAGGCTTTAGGGGCTATGGTCCAGGCAAGGGCGAGAACCGCCTTTCCTCCTCCCAAGGCCGCGGCTTCGGCGGCCCGGAGCAGGGTGGTTCCCGTGGTGGAGACGTCGTCCACTATGACGGCTCTTTTTCCCTCAAGCTGCTTTCCCCGGGGAAGGATGGCTCCGGCGGGCATGCTCCTGCGCTCCCCTTCCTCAAGGGAAGTCTGGGCAGCCCGGAGGCCGTTCCACTGCAGCCCGTCCGCCACGGGCACGCCCCATTCCCGGGAAATTCCCTCGGCGAGGGCCTGGGACTGGTTGTACCCCCTTCCGCTGTCGGCATGGAGGGGTACGGGAACGAGGATATCGCAGAGGGGCCTCGGGAAGATCCTGCCGAGGGCATGGCCCATGGCGACGCCGAGGGGACGGTTGCGGCCGTATTTCAGCTCGAGGACGAGGTCCCGGAGGACCCCTTCGTGGATTCCTCCCGCCTCGAGGGTCAGGGAGCCGAGATCCGCCGGAAGGGGCGGCGCCAGAAGGGGCAGAAGGCAGGTGACGCATGCGGGCACCCCGAGGGCTCCGCAGAAAGGGCAGGCGGCAGGCCAGAGGAGGTGGGTTCCGAAGCGGAGGACCGCCTCAGGAATACTCAATGGGCCTCCGGAGAAGCATGAGGGCCCCTTCCTTCGGG is from Aminivibrio pyruvatiphilus and encodes:
- the flgM gene encoding flagellar biosynthesis anti-sigma factor FlgM gives rise to the protein MIEKIPGVYGPKAVNKINVKKSLQSASGEGGRDGVEFSSFAVELSKVSAELKKIPDVREDLVEGFRRQIQEGTYAPDLEKVARSLIVAGLLNGEE
- the flgK gene encoding flagellar hook-associated protein FlgK, with the protein product MWNSFFGLEMGRRAMDYFRRGMETAGHNISNADVEGYSRQRVEASTTSPFTNPALNRPNIPGQVGTGVQIDAIVRLRDAFLDIQYREEMTVKGYWEQIQNALSTVEVYVNEPAGAGLKTALDTYWSSLQELSKRPDDSAVREDMVEKTKNLTVYLGQLVRNYDEYRTALNRDIKLMVDEANTLIDQIAGLNTTIKQVQGVGGNPNDLMDKRDVLVDKLSKLIDISVNPPCLEGDGEFKIDLGGKLLVQGDQTRHLVAVPVAGNTGFFDVQVEDNLFDHVSNPSVLFATIEQGAPEAIHTVNVQRLASESAWSVGYGESACPDRIKPETMTEALNLRGTFTLQVGSQGTRSVSSVLTGGIALPSGIPGESHSFRVSAGSFEREISVTWNAGTGTWDLSDGVNAASSAGADLTLTDLQGFLSTSFGGEISVTLNGAGTQMTFSSTLNHLLSITDVKGGLVSALGMENSAPSVSIEVVEEDTLETIKNKINSAFSDASNGLTKPENWLHASIELDAATNTYFLTLKSNAAGEAHRINVLGDENGSLQIAKRLGFLNGDGSTNYREYARDAAFTFDGKLYLSESNMVRNARRVPVLNDYSASTLEEVSPGIRMELRAVGESDITVRHHVKGGAIRGALEARDDIILDFLDVLDEMAYGLVKEMNALHYGGYGVGESETTTGVAYFNPIAVRYGASRLLEINRAIDEDRSLIAAASGDGNGFSNGSGDGSNALRMAQLKQTKVLQSRSADFNEFYESFIASLGAQGDRAKTMLKNQNALINQINNQRQSVMGVNIDEEMMDIIKFQQAFNAIARYITTVDEMLDRIINGMGIVGR
- a CDS encoding ComF family protein; protein product: MSIPEAVLRFGTHLLWPAACPFCGALGVPACVTCLLPLLAPPLPADLGSLTLEAGGIHEGVLRDLVLELKYGRNRPLGVAMGHALGRIFPRPLCDILVPVPLHADSGRGYNQSQALAEGISREWGVPVADGLQWNGLRAAQTSLEEGERRSMPAGAILPRGKQLEGKRAVIVDDVSTTGTTLLRAAEAAALGGGKAVLALAWTIAPKA
- the flgN gene encoding flagellar export chaperone FlgN; this encodes MASPAALGAVLARQAETLRALADVTVQQREALQNGRLELLQDLFRDLQNLGFSAEALENQRAKMAAELAGQLACEPKVSAICERLRGDDAASLKETASALELAVRKLQSEMQILAGLVDENQRLGGMMIAEWRRLQGMYPSRPGVDFRG